Proteins from one Hyperolius riggenbachi isolate aHypRig1 chromosome 2, aHypRig1.pri, whole genome shotgun sequence genomic window:
- the LOC137544839 gene encoding keratin, type II cytoskeletal cochleal-like, translating into MSYLGNHCSSGSSGYKNFSSSSLPRNARGGSSVCSPRSTSGGSRMQSHYSRSAHNAGGGSRKISVASCNTGMSGYGSGGPGFGSGNSYGGFASARSGYGGPGFGGSGFNNCGPAGITNVTVNQSLLVPLNLEIDPSIQKVRTEEKEQIKTLNNKFASFIDKVRFLEQQNKVLETKWAFLQEQKAVKSNMEPLFESYISNLRRQFDSLEAEKARLNAERKNMEDLVEEFKKKYEDELNKRTAAENEFVVLKRDVDAAFMNKTELQAKVDALNDDINFKKMVYEMEINQLHSQISDTSVIVSMDNNRDLDMENIINDIKNQYQDIANKSRLEAESWYQSKYEELQAKAGKHGDDLRNTRDEIADLNRHIQRLKADIDSIKAQRAKLEAAIAEAQDHGEMALKDAKNKLNELEDALQKCKQDMARQLKEYQDLMNTKMALDLEIAAYKKLLEGEEIRLSGECAGSVKISVVTSAFGASSGNAGGYHGDSGASSGAGGMSSGRSVTGGMSSGSSYGGMSSGSATGGMSSGSTYGGASGNMSSSNASRAYGSGPGFSSGSSSSIITTTTTSTTKGGSSGPKKM; encoded by the exons ATGTCTTACCTAGGAAATCactgcagcagcggcagctctggCTACAAAAACTTCAGCTCTTCTTCTTTGCCAAGAAATGCAAGAGGAGGAAGCAGCGTATGCTCTCCAAGAAGTACCAGTGGAGGCTCCCGAATGCAATCACACTACAGCAGAAGTGCCCACAATGCTGGTGGCGGAAGTCGGAAGATTTCAGTTGCTAGTTGTAACACTGGAATGAGTGGATATGGATCTGGTGGGCCTGGTTTTGGGTCTGGAAACAGCTATGGTGGATTTGCCTCTGCTCGAAGTGGCTATGGCGGCCCTGGCTTTGGTGGCTCAGGATTCAATAATTGTGGACCTGCAGGCATTACAAACGTCACTGTCAACCAGAGTCTCCTGGTGCCACTTAACTTGGAGATTGACCCATCCATTCAGAAAGTCAGGACAGAAGAGAAAGAGCAAATCAAAACCCTGAACAACAAATTTGCCTCCTTCATTGACAAG GTGAGGTTCTTAGAACAGCAGAATAAGGTGTTGGAAACAAAATGGGCCTTCCTGCAAGAGCAAAAGGCCGTGAAGAGCAATATGGAGCCACTATTTGAATCCTACATTAGCAATCTGAGGAGGCAGTTCGATTCTCTGGAAGCTGAAAAAGCACGTTTAAATGCAGAGAGGAAGAACATGGAGGACTTAGTAGAAGAATTCAAAAAGAA GTATGAAGACGAACTCAATAAGCGTACAGCTGCAGAGAATGAATTTGTGGTGCTTAAGAGG GATGTCGACGCAGCTTTTATGAACAAAACCGAACTACAGGCAAAGGTTGATGCCCTGAATGATGACATCAACTTCAAGAAGATGGTGTATGAAATG GAAATCAATCAGCTGCATTCTCAGATCTCAGACACCTCTGTCATTGTGTCCATGGACAACAACCGCGACCTGGACATGGAGAACATCATCAATGACATCAAAAATCAGTACCAAGATATAGCTAACAAGAGCAGACTCGAAGCTGAATCCTGGTACCAGTCTAAA TATGAAGAGCTGCAGGCTAAAGCAGGGAAACATGGAGATGATCTGCGCAACACAAGAGATGAAATTGCTGATCTCAACAGACATATCCAAAGACTTAAAGCAGATATTGACAGTATCAAAGCTCAG cGAGCCAAGCTGGAAGCTGCCATTGCAGAGGCACAGGACCATGGTGAGATGGCACTTAAGGATGCTAAGAACAAACTGAATGAACTGGAAGACGCATTACAGAAGTGTAAGCAGGACATGGCTCGTCAACTGAAGGAATATCAAGATCTGATGAACACCAAAATGGCTCTGGACCTTGAAATTGCTGCCTACAAGAAACTTCTGGAAGGGGAAGAGATCCG GCTCTCTGGAGAATGTGCAGGATCAGTTAAGATCT CTGTTGTCACATCCGCTTTCGGAGCTTCTTCAGGCAACGCAGGTGGTTACCATGGTGATAGCGGGGCGAGCTCAGGCGCTGGAGGGATGAGTTCTGGAA GAAGTGTCACTGGTGGAATGAGTTCGGGAAGTAGCTATGGAGGAATGAGCTCCGGAAGTGCCACTGGAGGAATGAGTTCTGGAAGTACCTATGGAGGAGCAAGTGGCAATATGAGCAGCAGTAATGCCAGTCGAGCTTATGGCTCTGGTCCAGGATTCTCAAGTGGAAGCAGCTCAAGTATCATaaccactactactacttctactacaAAAGGTGGTTCCTCAGGCCCAAAGAAGATGTAA